One genomic region from Leptospira tipperaryensis encodes:
- a CDS encoding helix-turn-helix domain-containing protein yields MARSVDNSDVAPPEKAPDDFLTSFLGDKIRKRRLELGLSMEKVAQIAQVSRGMLGLIETGKTTPSIAILWKLSKALRTQVAEFLPDVSMHGPKLFRKEESKILTLHREKLSARVLYKDSENHLEFLEVELSQGSFPLPIWFQKQKSQTVSLVQGEIGLVFAGKKNLLFPGDTAVFLAQDLQEIFNPSSSKALLFWISSSVNL; encoded by the coding sequence ATGGCCCGCAGTGTAGACAATTCAGACGTAGCTCCTCCGGAAAAAGCTCCGGATGATTTTCTGACCAGTTTCCTGGGAGATAAGATTCGAAAACGAAGATTGGAACTGGGGCTTTCTATGGAGAAGGTTGCACAAATCGCTCAGGTCAGTCGTGGGATGTTGGGTTTGATCGAGACAGGAAAGACAACTCCGAGCATCGCGATTCTTTGGAAATTATCCAAGGCGTTACGGACTCAGGTCGCGGAGTTTTTGCCCGACGTTTCGATGCACGGCCCAAAGCTTTTTAGAAAGGAAGAATCTAAGATTCTGACGCTGCACAGAGAAAAGTTGAGCGCTCGGGTTTTGTATAAGGACTCAGAAAATCATCTCGAGTTTTTGGAAGTGGAATTGTCTCAGGGAAGTTTTCCTCTGCCGATCTGGTTTCAAAAACAAAAATCGCAGACAGTCTCTCTTGTGCAAGGCGAGATCGGACTCGTTTTCGCAGGAAAGAAGAATCTGCTTTTTCCGGGTGACACGGCTGTTTTTCTCGCACAAGATCTACAAGAAATTTTCAATCCCTCTTCCTCCAAAGCGCTCTTGTTTTGGATTAGCTCTTCCGTAAATCTCTGA